A window from Equus caballus isolate H_3958 breed thoroughbred chromosome 8, TB-T2T, whole genome shotgun sequence encodes these proteins:
- the CCDC117 gene encoding coiled-coil domain-containing protein 117 produces MAALGRPFSGLPLSGSSDFLQPPPAFSGRAFPPGADGAELVPRPGPRAAPSSPGGGTARGRVSGRCKKKHKREQEEDDDCPVRKKRLTEAGLCAGPNDWILCAHQDIEGQGVDPCTGGLSAPGMLDAICEEMDQTTGEPQCEVARRRLQEIEDRIIDEDEEVEADRNINHLPSLVLSDTMKTGLKREFDEVFTKKMIESMSRPSMELVLWKPLPELLSDKPKPSSSAKNYTGESQTERAAAGAAFPQRTELFLEPRQTGMPVYDSVETAACTEEEMEL; encoded by the exons ATGGCCGCACTCGGCCGGCCCTTCAGCGGCCTCCCCCTGAGTGGCAGCTCGGACTTCCTGCAGCCGCCGCCGGCTTTCTCGGGCCGGGCCTTCCCGCCGGGGGCGGACGGCGCCGAGCTGGTGCCGCGGCCGGGACCCCGCGCCGCCCCGAGCAGCCCCGGCGGGGGCACGGCGCGCGGACG TGTTTCGGGTCGCTGCAAAAAGAAACACAAGCGAGAGCAGGAGGAAGACGATGA ttgtccAGTGAGAAAGAAAAGGCTAACTGAAGCAGGGCTCTGTGCTGGTCCTAATGACTGGATTCTTTGTGCGCATCAGGACATAGAGGGCCAAGGAGTAGATCCGTGCACTGGTGGCCTTTCTGCGCCTGGCATGTTAGATGCTATTTGTGAAGAAATGGATCAGACAACCGGAGAACCACAGTGTGAAGTTGCCCGAAGGAGGCTTCAGGAAATTGAGGACAG GATAATTGACGAAGATGAAGAAGTTGAAGCTGACAGAAATATTAACCATCTCCCCAGTCTTGTCCTTTCTGATACCATGAAAACAGGTTTGAAGAGGGAATTTGATGaagtttttacaaagaaaatgattgaGTCCAT GAGCCGTCCTTCCATGGAGCTTGTGCTCTGGAAACCTCTTCCTGAACTCCTTTCTGACAAGCCAAAGCCATCCTCCAGTGCTAAGAACTACACAGGAGAGAGCCAGACTGAGCGTGCAGCTGCTGGCGCTGCCTTCCCTCAGAGAACTGAACTGTTCTTGGAACCTCGGCAAACAGGGATGCCTGTTTACGATAGTGTGGAGACAGCTGCttgcacagaagaagaaatggaactCTAG